In Pyrus communis chromosome 1, drPyrComm1.1, whole genome shotgun sequence, the following are encoded in one genomic region:
- the LOC137737306 gene encoding vacuolar protein sorting-associated protein 20 homolog 2: protein MGNLFVKKPKITEVDRAILSLKTQRRKLAQYQQQLEAVIEAEKQAARDLIRDKKKERALLALKKKKAQEELLKQVDTWVINVEQQLQDIELTSKQKAVFDSLKAGNNAIKALQSEINLEDVQKLMDDTDEAKAYQDEINGILGEKLSAEDEEDILAELENLEAQITVQDLPTAPASVLPQENEKLDLPDVPTKVPVAPDVVTTDEVSTKTKVMEEPLVA from the exons ATGGGGAATTTGTTCGTGAAGAAGCCCAAGATCACGGAGGTTGATCGAGCGATTCTTTCTCTCAAGACCCAGAGACGCAAGCTTGCTCAGTACCAACAACAG CTCGAAGCTGTAATCGAAGCCGAAAAGCAAGCCGCAAGGGATTTGATTCGtgacaagaaaaaggaaagagctTTGTTAGcgttaaagaagaaaaaggcaCAGGAAGAATTGTTGAAGCAAGTTGATACCTGGGTTATTAATGTTGAGCAACAA TTGCAAGATATCGAACTGACAAGCAAGCAGAAAGCGGTATTCGACAGTTTGAAGGCTGGTAATAATGCGATTAAAGCGTTACAAAGTGAGATCAATCTCGAGGACGTGCAAAAGCTAATGGATGATACTGATGAAGCTAAAGCATACCAAGAT gAAATTAATGGAATCTTGGGGGAGAAATTATCAGCGGAAGACGAAGAGGATATTTTAGCAGAATTAGAGAACTTGGAAGCTCAG ATCACCGTTCAAGATCTGCCTACAGCTCCTGCTTCGGTGCTTCCTCAAGAAAATGAGAAGTTGGACCTTCCTGATGTACCAACCAAAGTACCAGTTGCACCTGATGTGGTTACAACTGATGAAGTTTCCACCAAGACgaaag TGATGGAGGAACCGTTGGTGGCTTGA